The following are encoded together in the Myxococcus xanthus genome:
- a CDS encoding expansin EXLX1 family cellulose-binding protein encodes MHPLRSKSRRFLLPVAAVFVACGGCSDDPSGGGAPLGEEQQGIATFYNATGSGNCSYEPTGDLMVAAMNTPQYANSAACGQCVDITGPKGSVRVRIVDRCPECESGHLDLSREAFARIAEMQQGRVNITWTPVSCDVAGNIEYHFKNGSNPWWTAIQVRNHRLPIQKLEWRRGTGGWQDVPRESYNYFVNLSGMGDGPFSVRVTAVDGQQLEDTLDRVLDNRSAEGSGQFR; translated from the coding sequence ATGCACCCCCTTCGCTCGAAGTCCCGACGCTTCCTCCTCCCTGTCGCCGCGGTGTTCGTCGCCTGTGGCGGTTGCAGTGACGACCCGTCTGGCGGCGGCGCGCCGCTGGGCGAGGAGCAACAGGGCATCGCCACCTTCTACAATGCCACCGGCTCCGGCAATTGCAGCTACGAGCCAACAGGTGACTTGATGGTGGCCGCCATGAACACGCCCCAGTACGCCAACAGCGCGGCCTGTGGACAGTGCGTGGACATCACCGGCCCCAAGGGCTCGGTCCGCGTGCGCATCGTGGACCGCTGCCCGGAGTGTGAATCCGGCCACCTGGACCTGAGCCGGGAAGCCTTCGCCCGCATCGCGGAGATGCAGCAGGGCCGGGTCAACATCACCTGGACGCCGGTGTCCTGCGACGTGGCGGGGAACATCGAGTACCACTTCAAGAACGGCAGCAATCCCTGGTGGACTGCCATCCAGGTCCGCAACCACCGCCTGCCCATCCAGAAGCTGGAGTGGCGACGCGGCACCGGTGGATGGCAGGACGTCCCGCGCGAGAGCTACAACTACTTCGTCAACTTGAGTGGAATGGGCGACGGCCCCTTCTCCGTGCGCGTCACCGCCGTGGACGGCCAGCAACTGGAAGACACGCTGGACAGAGTCCTCGACAACCGCAGTGCCGAGGGCTCTGGCCAGTTCCGCTAG
- a CDS encoding vWA domain-containing protein, with translation MSPFSLKRQLTVWGSALLVASTLPACHNRSPAADERPSLGAAQSVARDDDAAHAPEREEYVADRASAEHSVAAPAPAAPPASALAGPVARAPAPQAAKKVSLGKAELHRREPRPMKPSADALAGAPLESKPQDAAPAGGNTFEAWKANAFVETAKDPLSTFAADVDTASYTVSRRYLVNGQLPPASAVRVEEFVNYFKFRYAPPETGAFAVHLEGAPSPFDAKRHFLRVGVQGKVVSRSQRKPAHLVFLVDTSGSMHSEDKLPLAREAIKVAVKNLNENDTVAIVTYAGNTRDVLPPTPATDAKSIHAALDSLTAGGGTAMGSGMELAYRHAVKKASGSVVSRVVVLTDGDANIGRNVSANAMLDSIHKYTAEGVTLTTVGFGMGNYRDDLMEKLADKGNGNCFYVDSLREAKKVFETQLTGTLEVIAKDVKFQVEFNPAAVRRYRLVGYENRDVADHDFRNDKVDAGEIGAGHNVTAVYEVELTGEATEALATVRVRAKAPNGTEASEREFRFERTKLRDTLAQASPDFRFAVAVAATADVLRDSPSAEGWSLATAEKLAEGATEGDADRKEFVRLVTQARALKGASVRGR, from the coding sequence ATGTCCCCCTTCTCGCTGAAGCGCCAACTGACTGTCTGGGGAAGTGCCCTTCTCGTCGCCAGCACCCTGCCCGCGTGCCACAACCGGAGCCCCGCCGCCGACGAGCGGCCGAGCCTGGGGGCCGCACAGTCCGTTGCCAGGGATGACGACGCCGCGCACGCTCCTGAGCGAGAGGAGTACGTCGCGGACCGGGCCAGCGCCGAGCATTCCGTGGCAGCCCCGGCCCCTGCGGCTCCCCCGGCTTCCGCGCTCGCCGGGCCCGTTGCGCGCGCACCCGCGCCGCAAGCCGCCAAGAAGGTCTCCCTGGGCAAGGCCGAGCTGCACCGGCGCGAACCGCGCCCCATGAAGCCGTCCGCTGACGCCTTGGCGGGCGCGCCCCTCGAGTCCAAACCACAAGACGCCGCTCCCGCGGGCGGCAACACCTTCGAGGCCTGGAAGGCCAACGCCTTCGTCGAGACGGCCAAGGACCCGCTCTCCACGTTCGCCGCGGACGTAGACACCGCGTCGTACACGGTGTCACGCCGTTACCTCGTCAACGGCCAGCTCCCGCCCGCCTCCGCCGTCCGCGTGGAGGAGTTCGTCAACTACTTCAAGTTCCGCTACGCGCCCCCGGAGACGGGCGCCTTCGCGGTGCATCTGGAGGGCGCGCCCTCGCCCTTCGACGCCAAGCGCCACTTCCTGCGCGTGGGCGTGCAGGGCAAGGTGGTCTCGCGCTCGCAGCGCAAGCCCGCGCACCTCGTGTTCCTCGTGGACACGAGCGGCTCCATGCACTCGGAGGACAAGCTGCCGCTCGCGAGGGAGGCCATCAAGGTCGCCGTCAAGAACCTCAACGAGAACGACACCGTCGCCATCGTCACCTACGCGGGCAACACCCGGGACGTGCTGCCGCCGACGCCCGCCACCGACGCGAAGAGCATCCACGCCGCGCTCGACTCGCTCACGGCCGGTGGTGGCACGGCGATGGGCTCCGGCATGGAACTGGCCTACCGCCACGCCGTGAAGAAGGCCTCCGGCAGCGTGGTGTCCCGCGTCGTCGTCCTCACCGACGGTGACGCCAACATCGGCCGGAACGTGAGCGCCAACGCCATGCTGGACAGCATCCACAAGTACACGGCCGAGGGCGTCACCCTCACCACCGTGGGCTTCGGCATGGGCAACTACCGCGACGACCTGATGGAGAAGCTCGCGGACAAGGGCAACGGCAACTGCTTCTACGTGGACAGCCTGCGCGAGGCGAAGAAGGTGTTCGAGACTCAGCTCACCGGCACGCTGGAGGTCATCGCCAAGGACGTGAAGTTCCAGGTGGAGTTCAACCCCGCCGCCGTCCGCCGCTACCGGCTGGTGGGCTATGAGAACCGCGACGTCGCTGACCACGACTTCCGCAACGACAAGGTGGACGCGGGCGAGATTGGCGCCGGCCACAACGTCACCGCCGTGTACGAGGTGGAGCTGACGGGTGAAGCCACCGAGGCGCTGGCCACCGTCCGCGTCCGCGCCAAGGCGCCCAACGGCACCGAGGCCTCCGAGCGCGAATTCCGCTTCGAGCGCACGAAGCTGCGTGACACGCTGGCGCAGGCGTCGCCGGACTTCCGCTTCGCCGTCGCCGTGGCCGCCACCGCCGACGTCCTCCGCGACAGCCCCTCCGCGGAGGGTTGGAGCCTGGCCACGGCCGAGAAGCTGGCCGAGGGCGCCACCGAGGGTGACGCCGACCGCAAGGAGTTCGTGCGGCTGGTGACGCAGGCCCGCGCCCTCAAGGGCGCCTCCGTCCGGGGCCGCTGA
- a CDS encoding VOC family protein: MQTARPFRILGVQQIAIGGADKAPLRKLWVDLLGLTPHGTYRSERENVDEDIVTAGAGPFKVEVDLMQPVDPEKKPRVHETPLNHVGLWVDDLPVAVQWLESQGLRFAPGGIRKGAAGFDICFIHPKGSEQFPFGGEGVLIELVQAPKEVIAAFESLSTAGH, translated from the coding sequence ATGCAGACCGCCAGGCCATTTCGAATTTTGGGTGTCCAGCAGATCGCCATTGGAGGCGCGGACAAGGCGCCGCTCCGCAAGCTCTGGGTCGACCTGCTGGGCTTGACGCCCCACGGCACCTACCGCAGCGAGCGCGAGAACGTGGACGAGGACATCGTCACCGCGGGCGCGGGCCCCTTCAAGGTGGAGGTGGACTTGATGCAGCCCGTGGATCCGGAGAAGAAGCCCCGCGTCCACGAGACGCCGCTCAACCACGTGGGCCTCTGGGTGGACGACCTGCCCGTGGCCGTGCAGTGGCTGGAGTCCCAGGGCCTTCGCTTCGCCCCCGGCGGCATCCGCAAGGGGGCTGCGGGCTTCGACATCTGCTTCATCCACCCCAAGGGCAGTGAGCAGTTCCCCTTCGGAGGAGAGGGCGTGCTCATCGAGCTGGTGCAGGCGCCGAAGGAGGTCATCGCCGCCTTCGAGTCGCTATCCACCGCGGGTCACTGA
- a CDS encoding heparan-alpha-glucosaminide N-acetyltransferase domain-containing protein yields MTSTPASPALVSRDRIRAIDWLRGIAVLFMVQTHTLALLLPELRQSEWVARLLRVDGLVAPAFIFSAGFATALMMVRSAASGVLRERVHRNLRRAGEVLAVATLVNWAWFPLLREPQWLFRMDILQCVGLCLLIVLPVAALLSARPKVLSVGAFMLAMATFAVSPLGEQVDGPWATLTEKSSFAPFPLLPWLGYAWLGVFAGTVAGAWGRAGLIKALLVLMGLGFTGAVLGDFLYDLYPPHRFFVANPSNAAARFGWVSTVLLVLTWLEARVPVNAAPSRLRRFVEVFGTSSLSAYFFHEMLLFYRLGGVFSFQRFWGDRSGWLQYWVLTAVIIGLTFVLCVALDRLERVLRPALRNLSGRLFRQGQHAPAGR; encoded by the coding sequence GTGACGTCCACGCCCGCCTCCCCTGCCCTCGTCTCCCGTGATCGCATCCGAGCCATCGACTGGCTCCGGGGCATCGCGGTGCTCTTCATGGTCCAGACGCACACCCTGGCCTTGCTCCTGCCCGAGCTGCGGCAGAGCGAATGGGTGGCGCGGCTGCTGCGCGTCGACGGGCTGGTGGCCCCCGCGTTCATCTTCTCCGCCGGCTTCGCCACCGCCCTGATGATGGTCCGCAGCGCCGCCAGCGGCGTGCTCCGCGAGCGCGTCCACCGCAACCTCCGCCGCGCTGGCGAGGTGCTCGCGGTGGCCACCCTGGTCAACTGGGCGTGGTTCCCCCTGCTGCGCGAGCCCCAGTGGCTCTTCCGCATGGACATCCTCCAGTGCGTGGGCCTGTGCCTGCTCATCGTCCTGCCGGTGGCCGCACTGCTCTCCGCGCGCCCCAAGGTGCTGAGCGTCGGCGCCTTCATGCTGGCCATGGCCACGTTCGCCGTGTCGCCCCTGGGTGAACAGGTGGATGGCCCCTGGGCCACGCTGACGGAGAAGTCCTCCTTCGCGCCCTTCCCGCTCCTGCCCTGGCTGGGCTACGCGTGGCTGGGCGTCTTCGCGGGAACGGTGGCGGGCGCCTGGGGCCGCGCCGGGCTCATCAAAGCGCTGCTGGTGCTGATGGGGCTGGGCTTCACGGGCGCGGTGCTCGGTGACTTCCTCTACGACCTCTACCCGCCCCACCGCTTCTTCGTCGCCAATCCCTCCAACGCGGCGGCGCGCTTCGGCTGGGTGAGCACGGTGCTGCTCGTGTTGACGTGGCTGGAGGCCCGGGTTCCCGTGAACGCAGCGCCGTCTCGGCTGCGGCGCTTCGTGGAGGTGTTCGGCACGTCGTCGCTGTCCGCGTACTTCTTCCACGAGATGCTGCTCTTCTATCGGCTGGGCGGCGTCTTCTCCTTCCAGCGCTTCTGGGGAGACCGCAGTGGCTGGCTCCAGTACTGGGTGCTGACGGCCGTCATCATCGGCCTCACCTTCGTGCTGTGCGTCGCCCTGGACCGGCTGGAGCGCGTGCTGCGGCCCGCGCTCCGTAATCTCTCGGGACGGCTGTTCCGGCAGGGCCAGCACGCCCCCGCCGGGCGCTGA
- a CDS encoding metallophosphoesterase: protein MRHLRTSVPVALLGLLAACGGPVESQPEVEIATTESALNCDSMSRAVHHRIKPANEDSLYTLNANEAANAATTWGYTEDRGVAFLAAASTGTGLSPVYRIYSPSRQEHFWTIDEAERNDLMQNGGYTTDENVGFYASKTAASCLVPVYRFSNTTLRKHRFAITEAQRDALASTGWVNQGIKFYAAPESAPPVDTKFTFAVIPDTQNEVLTTPPTRLTHRLQWLVDNRSSLDLRFVLHTGDVVNWDTPDHIQYVRASEATEILDAAGLPYVYAIGNHDTAAVCPGGSACPGNVNANLRDTTTFNAHFPLTRFTALGGVYEPGKIDNSYHTFSAGDLDWLVLNLELWARTGAVDWAKTVLAQHPRHNVIINTHSHLNGSGAIEQSNGGYGNNSPQYVFDQLIKQYANVRFVFSGHTGNAAYRTSTGVHGNTIHQILTSYHENTSNLTRLVEVDTAANTFSTRVYSPMTNAEKQDGSKFAISNVSWVR from the coding sequence TTGAGACACCTGAGAACCTCGGTCCCCGTGGCACTGCTGGGCCTCCTGGCGGCGTGCGGCGGCCCGGTGGAATCGCAGCCCGAAGTCGAGATCGCCACCACCGAGTCCGCGCTGAACTGCGACTCGATGAGCCGGGCCGTCCATCACCGCATCAAGCCGGCCAACGAAGACAGCCTCTACACGCTCAACGCGAACGAGGCCGCCAACGCCGCCACCACCTGGGGCTACACGGAAGACCGGGGCGTGGCCTTTCTCGCCGCGGCCTCCACGGGGACGGGGCTGTCCCCCGTCTACCGCATCTACAGCCCTAGCCGGCAGGAGCACTTCTGGACCATCGATGAGGCCGAGCGGAACGACCTCATGCAGAACGGGGGCTACACGACGGACGAGAACGTCGGCTTCTACGCGTCGAAGACGGCCGCCTCATGCCTCGTTCCGGTGTACCGCTTCTCCAACACCACGCTGCGCAAGCACCGCTTCGCCATCACCGAGGCCCAGCGCGACGCGCTCGCCTCCACCGGCTGGGTCAACCAGGGCATCAAATTCTACGCCGCCCCGGAGTCCGCGCCGCCGGTCGACACGAAGTTCACCTTCGCCGTCATCCCCGACACACAGAACGAGGTCCTCACCACGCCACCCACGCGACTCACGCACCGGCTCCAGTGGCTGGTGGACAACCGGAGCTCGCTCGACCTGCGCTTCGTGCTGCACACGGGCGACGTCGTGAACTGGGACACGCCGGACCACATCCAGTACGTGCGCGCCAGCGAGGCCACGGAGATTCTGGACGCCGCCGGCCTGCCCTACGTCTACGCCATTGGCAACCATGACACCGCGGCCGTGTGCCCCGGCGGCAGCGCCTGCCCGGGCAACGTCAACGCCAACTTGCGCGACACCACCACCTTCAACGCGCACTTCCCGCTCACGCGCTTCACCGCGCTGGGGGGCGTCTACGAGCCGGGGAAGATCGACAACTCCTACCACACGTTCTCCGCTGGCGACCTGGACTGGCTCGTGCTCAACCTGGAGCTGTGGGCCCGCACGGGCGCCGTGGACTGGGCGAAGACGGTGCTGGCGCAACATCCGCGTCACAACGTCATCATCAACACCCACTCCCACCTGAATGGCAGCGGCGCCATCGAGCAGAGCAACGGCGGCTATGGCAACAACAGCCCGCAATACGTGTTCGACCAGCTCATCAAGCAGTACGCCAACGTGCGGTTCGTCTTCTCCGGGCACACGGGCAATGCCGCGTACCGGACCAGCACGGGGGTCCACGGCAACACCATCCACCAAATCCTGACGTCGTACCACGAGAACACATCGAACCTGACGCGGTTGGTGGAGGTGGACACGGCGGCCAACACCTTCTCCACGCGGGTGTACTCGCCGATGACGAACGCGGAGAAACAGGACGGCTCTAAATTCGCCATCAGTAACGTGAGCTGGGTCCGCTGA
- a CDS encoding SDR family oxidoreductase, with protein MRDMKDSLKGRVALVAGGTRGAGRGIAVQLGAAGATVYVTGRTTRAQRSEQNRPETIEETAEQVTAAGGLGVAVQTDHLVPEQVQALVERIDGEQGRLDVLVNDIWGGESIFEWNKSVWEHSLDKGLRLLRLGVDTHLITSHFALPLLIRRPGGLVVEVTDGTADYNATNYRISTFYDLAKASVLRLAWSQARELRPHGATAVALTPGWMRSEGMLEHFGVTEANWRDATVKEPHFVISETPAYVGRAVAALASDADKARWNGQSLSSGQLARVYGFADLDGSQPDAWRYVVEVQDAGKPADATGYR; from the coding sequence ATGCGGGACATGAAGGATTCACTGAAGGGACGCGTGGCACTGGTCGCGGGCGGCACGCGAGGAGCAGGCCGGGGCATCGCGGTGCAGCTCGGCGCGGCGGGCGCCACCGTCTACGTCACGGGCCGGACGACACGGGCCCAGCGCTCGGAGCAGAACCGGCCGGAGACCATTGAAGAGACCGCCGAGCAGGTGACGGCGGCGGGTGGGCTCGGCGTCGCCGTGCAGACGGACCACCTGGTGCCCGAACAGGTCCAGGCCCTGGTGGAGCGCATCGATGGGGAACAGGGCCGGCTGGACGTGCTCGTCAACGACATCTGGGGCGGCGAGTCCATCTTTGAGTGGAACAAGAGCGTGTGGGAGCACTCGCTCGACAAGGGGCTGCGGCTGCTCCGGCTGGGCGTGGACACGCACCTCATCACCAGCCACTTCGCCCTGCCGCTGCTCATCCGCCGCCCGGGAGGGCTCGTGGTCGAGGTCACCGACGGCACCGCCGACTACAACGCGACGAACTACCGCATCTCCACGTTCTACGACCTCGCGAAGGCCTCCGTGCTCCGGCTGGCCTGGAGCCAGGCTCGAGAGCTCAGGCCCCATGGCGCCACCGCCGTCGCGCTGACGCCGGGCTGGATGCGCTCCGAAGGCATGCTGGAGCACTTCGGCGTCACCGAGGCGAACTGGCGCGACGCGACGGTGAAGGAGCCCCACTTCGTCATCTCGGAGACGCCGGCCTATGTCGGCCGAGCCGTGGCCGCGCTGGCATCGGACGCGGACAAGGCCCGGTGGAACGGACAGTCCCTGTCCAGCGGCCAGCTCGCACGCGTCTACGGCTTCGCGGACCTGGATGGCAGCCAGCCCGATGCCTGGCGCTACGTCGTCGAGGTCCAGGACGCGGGCAAGCCCGCCGACGCCACTGGTTACCGGTAG
- a CDS encoding DUF3105 domain-containing protein, which produces MRYDAAVMPRPLLPLLTVLALAGCGDTAPDDADACERFSFPLSAPSPSHHLDTCSSEGCGNGENPPNSGLHCGSVAPCGSASEPVSPCLYVHNLEHGHAVFLYNCPDGCPDEVAKLEAAAATAPRGGNAVRRALVAPDPTLPRRVAAMLWRRTYLTDSADPDALRCLLRLQDVDAPEPRLTCPAP; this is translated from the coding sequence ATGCGGTATGACGCGGCCGTGATGCCACGCCCGCTCCTCCCCCTCCTGACAGTCCTCGCGCTCGCCGGCTGCGGCGACACTGCTCCCGACGATGCCGACGCCTGCGAGCGGTTCAGCTTTCCGCTGTCGGCGCCGAGCCCCTCCCACCACCTCGACACCTGCTCGAGCGAAGGGTGTGGCAACGGAGAGAATCCGCCCAACTCCGGCCTCCACTGCGGCAGCGTGGCCCCGTGCGGGAGCGCCTCCGAGCCCGTCTCCCCCTGCCTCTATGTCCACAACCTGGAGCACGGCCACGCGGTGTTCCTCTACAACTGCCCGGATGGCTGCCCGGACGAAGTCGCCAAGCTCGAAGCCGCGGCGGCGACAGCGCCTCGGGGAGGCAATGCCGTCCGCCGGGCCCTCGTCGCGCCGGATCCCACGCTTCCCCGGCGCGTTGCAGCGATGCTGTGGCGCCGGACGTACCTGACGGACTCCGCGGACCCCGACGCCCTTCGCTGCCTGCTGCGGCTCCAGGACGTCGACGCGCCGGAGCCGAGACTCACCTGCCCCGCGCCCTGA
- a CDS encoding M2 family metallopeptidase, protein MNRKRPLNSLLRAAAVMVLPAFLGCAQDSQVTREAPTPAESPAAASQPSPAEAKAFAEKVNADLKSLWTKQATAEWIKSTYITDDTEQNAAFVNEEVLAYVNGAIKEARRFEGLTLDADTARMLHLLKVSQALPAPSDAERRSELAATAAKLEGLYGKGKYCGPDGKGKCRDLEVLSDVIAESRNFDELLDAWQGWHSVARPMRPLYERLVSISNEGAKDIGFNDLGTLWRSAYDMSPGEFEVEAQRLWGQVKPLYDDLHCYVRGRLAKQYGADKVPDGKPIPAHLLGNMWAQEWNNIYPLVEPFPGQASLDVDAALKQQKYDAMRMVKLGEKFFTSLGLKELPPSFFERSQFTKPEGRDVVCHASAWDVNFSNDLRIKMCIKPTEEDLVTIHHELGHNYYYTYYYQLPVLYQAGANDGFHEAIGDALTLSITPGYLQQAGLLKAVPKNEKNLINLQMKDALEKIAFLPFGLLVDQWRWEVFSGRVQPADYNKSWWTLREKYQGVAAPVARSEQDFDPGAKYHVPANVPYTRYFLARILQFQFHKALCEASGYKGALHECSIYGNKDAGKRLQAMLELGASKPWPDALQAMTGTRQMDATPLLDYFSPLRTWLQAQNKGQKCGW, encoded by the coding sequence ATGAACCGGAAACGTCCCCTGAATTCCCTCCTGCGTGCGGCCGCGGTCATGGTGCTGCCCGCCTTCCTGGGGTGTGCCCAGGATTCGCAAGTGACACGCGAGGCGCCCACGCCCGCCGAGTCTCCCGCCGCCGCGTCGCAGCCCTCGCCGGCAGAGGCGAAGGCCTTCGCGGAGAAGGTGAACGCGGACCTCAAGAGCCTGTGGACGAAGCAAGCCACCGCGGAGTGGATCAAGTCCACGTACATCACCGATGACACCGAGCAGAACGCCGCCTTCGTCAACGAAGAGGTGCTGGCCTACGTCAACGGCGCCATCAAGGAGGCGCGGCGCTTCGAGGGCCTGACGTTGGACGCGGACACCGCGCGCATGCTGCACCTGCTCAAGGTGTCCCAGGCGCTGCCGGCGCCGTCGGACGCGGAGCGGCGGTCCGAGCTGGCCGCCACGGCGGCGAAGCTGGAGGGCCTCTACGGCAAGGGCAAGTACTGCGGGCCGGACGGGAAGGGGAAGTGCCGCGACCTGGAGGTGCTGTCCGACGTCATCGCGGAGAGCCGCAACTTTGACGAACTGCTGGACGCGTGGCAGGGCTGGCACTCCGTGGCCCGTCCCATGCGGCCGCTGTACGAGCGCCTGGTGTCCATCTCCAACGAGGGCGCGAAGGACATCGGCTTCAACGACCTGGGCACGCTCTGGCGCTCCGCGTATGACATGTCGCCGGGCGAGTTCGAGGTCGAGGCCCAGCGCCTGTGGGGCCAGGTGAAGCCGCTCTATGACGACCTGCACTGCTACGTGCGCGGCCGTCTGGCGAAGCAGTACGGCGCCGACAAGGTACCCGACGGCAAGCCGATTCCCGCGCACCTGCTGGGCAACATGTGGGCGCAGGAGTGGAACAACATCTACCCGCTGGTGGAGCCCTTCCCCGGACAGGCCAGCCTGGACGTGGACGCGGCGCTGAAGCAGCAGAAGTATGACGCGATGCGCATGGTGAAGCTGGGTGAGAAGTTCTTCACCTCGCTGGGTCTCAAGGAGCTGCCGCCGAGCTTCTTCGAGCGCTCGCAGTTCACCAAGCCGGAAGGCCGCGACGTCGTCTGCCACGCCAGCGCCTGGGACGTGAACTTCAGCAACGACCTGCGCATCAAGATGTGCATCAAGCCCACGGAGGAGGACCTCGTCACCATCCACCACGAGCTGGGCCACAACTACTACTACACGTACTACTACCAGCTCCCGGTGCTCTATCAGGCCGGCGCGAACGACGGCTTCCACGAGGCCATTGGTGACGCGCTCACGCTGTCCATCACCCCGGGCTACCTGCAGCAGGCGGGGTTGCTGAAGGCCGTTCCGAAGAACGAGAAGAACCTCATCAACCTTCAGATGAAGGACGCGCTGGAGAAGATTGCCTTCCTGCCGTTCGGTCTGCTCGTGGACCAGTGGCGCTGGGAGGTGTTCTCCGGCCGCGTGCAGCCGGCGGACTACAACAAGTCCTGGTGGACGCTGCGGGAGAAGTACCAGGGCGTCGCCGCGCCGGTGGCCCGTTCGGAGCAGGACTTCGACCCGGGGGCCAAGTACCACGTGCCTGCAAACGTTCCGTATACGCGGTATTTCCTGGCGCGCATCCTCCAGTTCCAGTTCCACAAGGCGCTCTGCGAGGCGTCTGGCTACAAGGGCGCCCTCCACGAGTGCTCCATCTATGGGAACAAGGATGCCGGCAAGCGGCTCCAGGCCATGTTGGAGCTGGGTGCGAGCAAGCCGTGGCCCGACGCGCTCCAGGCCATGACGGGAACCCGGCAGATGGATGCCACGCCGCTGCTCGACTACTTCAGCCCGCTCCGCACCTGGCTCCAGGCGCAGAACAAGGGCCAGAAGTGCGGTTGGTGA
- a CDS encoding cold-shock protein gives MATGTVKWFNDAKGFGFLTQDGGGEDVFCHHTAINMDGFRTLQEGQKVEFEVTRGPKGLQAQNVRAA, from the coding sequence ATGGCTACTGGTACCGTGAAGTGGTTCAACGATGCGAAGGGTTTCGGTTTCCTCACGCAGGACGGTGGTGGTGAGGACGTGTTCTGCCACCACACGGCCATCAACATGGATGGCTTCCGCACCCTGCAGGAGGGTCAGAAGGTGGAGTTCGAAGTGACCCGTGGCCCCAAGGGCCTGCAGGCGCAGAACGTCCGCGCGGCCTGA